A stretch of the Desulfofundulus luciae genome encodes the following:
- a CDS encoding SWIM zinc finger family protein encodes MAANILKTPFLVNDLVVYFVSPRVAHVVEVDCRIELTTTPESCTCCTFRFRSRLDQGFRCRHIEAVRQVLERARRAGPGSEQVIRGH; translated from the coding sequence ATGGCTGCGAACATACTCAAAACCCCATTTCTGGTCAACGACCTGGTTGTCTACTTTGTTTCCCCCCGGGTAGCCCACGTAGTTGAAGTGGATTGCCGGATTGAACTAACCACCACGCCCGAAAGCTGCACGTGCTGCACTTTTCGTTTCCGCTCCCGCCTCGACCAGGGCTTCCGCTGCCGGCACATAGAAGCGGTACGGCAGGTACTGGAGCGGGCCCGTCGCGCCGGCCCCGGCTCCGAACAGGTTATTCGCGGGCACTAA
- a CDS encoding LysE family transporter has protein sequence MAIFSTAFVVGLSGAMMPGPLLTVTIGESARRGFAAGPLIVLGHALLEGTLVIALALGLASLLTAPVVGRSIAVVGGIFLIYLGWGMARDAWLGRVELNVGCGQPVQAGPAPPGCSSRAERAGAGRQVSGAGVPASRTEANACPPSPDFQPANSDAGSLNPGSRRVDPLPAGRMHPVLAGVLVSLSNPYWTLWWATVGLGYIVLSLKQGTAGLVSFFGGHILSDLAWYGLVAAAVAGGRRFLTPSIYRGILVSCGAFLVFLGASFIYMGAAGRMAI, from the coding sequence ATGGCCATTTTTTCAACGGCTTTTGTGGTGGGACTTTCCGGTGCCATGATGCCCGGGCCTCTTCTCACGGTGACCATAGGGGAAAGCGCCCGGCGGGGGTTTGCGGCCGGCCCCCTGATTGTGCTGGGCCATGCCCTGCTGGAGGGGACGCTGGTTATAGCCCTGGCCCTGGGCCTGGCTTCCCTGCTCACCGCCCCCGTGGTGGGCAGGAGCATTGCCGTGGTGGGGGGGATTTTTTTAATCTACCTGGGCTGGGGCATGGCCCGGGATGCCTGGCTGGGCCGGGTGGAGCTGAACGTGGGCTGCGGGCAGCCGGTTCAGGCAGGTCCGGCGCCGCCGGGGTGCAGTTCCCGGGCAGAGCGGGCCGGTGCGGGGCGGCAGGTGTCCGGAGCCGGTGTGCCCGCTTCCCGTACAGAGGCGAACGCCTGTCCTCCTTCGCCCGATTTCCAGCCGGCCAATTCCGATGCCGGTTCTCTTAACCCCGGCTCTCGGAGGGTCGACCCCCTGCCCGCCGGGAGGATGCACCCCGTGCTGGCGGGGGTTCTGGTCAGCCTGTCCAACCCCTACTGGACGCTGTGGTGGGCCACGGTGGGGTTGGGTTACATAGTCCTCTCCTTGAAGCAGGGAACCGCCGGGCTGGTGAGTTTCTTTGGCGGCCATATTTTATCGGACCTGGCCTGGTACGGCCTGGTGGCGGCGGCGGTGGCCGGCGGCCGGCGCTTTTTAACCCCGTCCATTTACCGGGGCATCCTGGTGTCCTGCGGCGCCTTCCTGGTTTTTTTAGGTGCTTCCTTCATCTACATGGGTGCTGCGGGGCGCATGGCGATATAA
- the amrA gene encoding AmmeMemoRadiSam system protein A translates to MPVVYGGICPHPPIMVPEVGGAEADRVISSRQAMLELGRRVKESGADTLVVISPHGPVFRDGIAILAAQEVRGDLGRFGARRVSFKVVNDPALVREIAARAGEPGITVLQVDEKTARRYGLDLELDHGTMVPLYFLRAAGVDLPLVPVAMGLLPYRQLYAFGMALAGAAEKLGKKVAVLASGDLSHRLTPGAPAGYDPRGQEFDREMTRLVAAADIEGILNLDAKLVERAGECGLRPIIMAFGAFDGLALKAEVLSYEGPFGVGYMVASLAPGETDPRRRLWEKLNAAEQKAREDRLQNESFLVRVARRSLENYFAGRSRLYDETDIPPEFARRAGAFVSLHKHGQLRGCIGTVTPQYKHIVEEVAMNAISAAVRDPRFYPVTEDELPDLEISVDVLQEPEPVESMAGLDPKKYGVIVQAGGRQGLLLPDLEGVDTAEQQVAIARRKAGIGPHEPVKLMRFEVKRYH, encoded by the coding sequence ATGCCCGTTGTTTACGGTGGTATCTGCCCACACCCCCCGATCATGGTCCCCGAGGTGGGCGGGGCGGAGGCGGACAGGGTCATTTCTTCCCGGCAGGCCATGCTGGAACTGGGCCGCCGGGTGAAGGAAAGCGGGGCCGATACACTGGTGGTGATTTCCCCCCACGGCCCGGTTTTCCGGGACGGCATCGCCATCCTGGCGGCTCAAGAGGTGCGGGGAGACCTGGGCCGTTTTGGCGCCCGCCGGGTAAGCTTCAAGGTGGTAAACGACCCGGCCCTGGTGCGGGAAATAGCGGCCCGGGCCGGGGAACCGGGCATAACCGTCCTGCAGGTGGATGAAAAAACTGCCCGGCGCTACGGCCTGGACCTGGAACTGGACCACGGGACCATGGTGCCCCTTTACTTCCTGCGTGCGGCGGGCGTGGACCTGCCCCTGGTGCCGGTGGCCATGGGACTTTTACCCTACCGCCAGCTCTACGCCTTCGGCATGGCTCTGGCCGGGGCTGCGGAAAAGCTGGGCAAAAAGGTGGCCGTCCTGGCCAGCGGCGACCTGTCCCACCGCCTGACTCCCGGCGCACCGGCAGGTTATGACCCCCGGGGGCAGGAGTTTGACCGGGAGATGACCCGCCTGGTGGCGGCTGCCGACATCGAGGGAATTTTAAACCTTGATGCCAAACTGGTGGAGCGGGCCGGGGAATGCGGCCTGCGGCCCATTATCATGGCCTTCGGCGCCTTTGACGGGCTGGCCTTGAAGGCGGAGGTTCTTTCCTACGAAGGGCCGTTTGGCGTGGGTTACATGGTGGCCTCCCTTGCCCCCGGAGAAACGGACCCCCGGAGGCGGCTTTGGGAAAAACTAAACGCGGCGGAACAAAAGGCCAGGGAAGATCGCCTGCAGAATGAAAGTTTTCTCGTGCGGGTGGCCCGGCGCTCCCTGGAAAACTACTTTGCCGGCCGGTCCCGGCTTTACGATGAAACGGACATCCCGCCGGAGTTTGCCCGCCGGGCCGGTGCCTTTGTGTCCCTCCACAAGCACGGGCAATTGCGGGGGTGCATCGGTACCGTCACACCCCAGTACAAGCATATTGTGGAAGAGGTGGCCATGAACGCCATCAGCGCCGCCGTGCGGGACCCCCGGTTTTACCCGGTTACGGAAGACGAACTGCCGGACCTGGAAATCTCCGTGGACGTGCTCCAGGAGCCGGAACCGGTGGAGAGCATGGCCGGCCTTGATCCCAAAAAATACGGCGTCATTGTGCAGGCGGGCGGCCGGCAGGGGCTGCTCCTGCCCGACCTGGAAGGTGTAGATACGGCCGAGCAGCAGGTGGCCATCGCCCGGCGGAAGGCGGGCATCGGCCCCCATGAGCCCGTCAAGCTCATGCGCTTTGAAGTGAAAAGGTATCACTGA
- the amrS gene encoding AmmeMemoRadiSam system radical SAM enzyme, which produces MQEALFYEKGDGGRTFCRLCPRLCNIRDGHTGFCRVRRNQQGILYTLNYGRVSSYALDPIEKKPLYHFYPGSDILSLGSVGCNLRCGFCQNWQIAHADPHTLYLSPAQAVAVAREQIARGYPNVGLAYTYNEPFMWYEYVYDTARLAHQEGLKNVLVTNGYVNEEPLRRILPYIDAMNIDVKGFTDEYYRGTCAGHLEPVLRAVEIAHGHCHVELTTLLVPGLNDSEEEIRRLVDWVAGLDPDIPLHFSRYFPHYKFDLPPTPLETLQKARQIALEKLRYVYIGNAPELGGSDTLCPHCGETLIRRTGYRVQVRGLEGNRCRYCGAEVKVVL; this is translated from the coding sequence GTGCAGGAGGCGCTTTTTTACGAAAAAGGGGACGGCGGCCGCACTTTTTGCCGCCTCTGCCCCAGGCTCTGCAACATCAGGGACGGCCATACCGGCTTTTGCCGGGTGCGCAGAAACCAGCAGGGCATCCTGTATACCCTCAATTACGGCCGGGTTTCCTCTTACGCCCTGGACCCGATTGAAAAAAAGCCCCTTTACCACTTCTACCCGGGCAGCGATATTCTTTCCCTGGGCAGCGTGGGCTGCAACCTGCGCTGCGGCTTCTGCCAGAACTGGCAGATTGCCCACGCCGACCCCCATACCCTCTATTTGAGCCCGGCCCAGGCCGTGGCTGTGGCCAGAGAGCAAATCGCCCGGGGCTACCCCAACGTGGGCCTGGCCTATACCTATAACGAGCCTTTCATGTGGTACGAGTACGTTTACGATACGGCCCGCCTGGCCCACCAGGAGGGTTTGAAGAACGTACTGGTTACCAACGGATACGTTAATGAAGAACCCCTGCGCCGGATCCTGCCCTACATCGACGCCATGAATATTGATGTGAAGGGCTTTACCGATGAATATTACCGCGGGACGTGCGCCGGCCACCTGGAACCGGTGCTGCGTGCGGTGGAGATCGCCCACGGGCACTGCCACGTGGAGCTGACCACCCTGCTGGTTCCCGGCTTAAACGACTCGGAAGAGGAGATACGCCGCCTGGTGGACTGGGTGGCCGGGCTCGACCCGGATATACCCCTGCACTTTTCCCGCTATTTCCCCCATTACAAGTTTGACCTGCCGCCCACGCCCCTGGAGACTTTGCAAAAAGCCCGGCAGATAGCTCTGGAAAAGCTCCGCTACGTTTACATCGGCAACGCCCCGGAGCTGGGCGGCAGCGACACCCTCTGCCCCCACTGCGGGGAAACCCTCATCCGCCGCACCGGCTACAGGGTGCAGGTGCGTGGACTGGAAGGGAACCGGTGCCGTTACTGCGGGGCGGAAGTGAAGGTTGTGTTGTGA